A DNA window from Ranitomeya imitator isolate aRanImi1 chromosome 2, aRanImi1.pri, whole genome shotgun sequence contains the following coding sequences:
- the SUZ12 gene encoding polycomb protein SUZ12, translating into MAPQKHGASSGPAGLCAPSSSGAAAGGGAAAMPPVKRPKMEQIQADHELFLQAFEKPTQIYRFLRTRNLIAPIFLHRTLTYMSHRNSRSNARRKTFKVNDLLSKVEKMRGEHETDSLSAHLQLTFTGFFHKIDKPSLNSENDQNSVTLEVLLVKVCHKKRKDVSCPIRQVPTGKKQVPLNPDLSHSKICSFPSLAVSSNEFEPSNSHMVKSYSLLFRVTRPGHRDFNGLTNGETNENIEVTDDLLTRRKRNSSTRDEEKTFVAQMTVFDKNRRLQLLDGEYEVAMQEMEDCPVSKKRATWETILDGKRLPPFETFSQGPTLQFTLRWSSDSTDKSTAPIAKPLATRNSDSTLQEPKSVSVKLSQTVAVKETLPPDVQAKREKEPPADAKQKLRIFYQFLYNNNTRQQTEARDDLHCPWCTLNCRKLYSLLKHLKLCHSRFIFNYVYHPKGARIDVSINECYDGSYAGNPQDIHRQPGFAFSRNGPVKRTPITHILVCRPKRTKGGMSEFYESEDGEVEQQRTYSSGHNRLYFHSDTCLPLRPQEMEVDSEDEKDPEWLREKTITQIEEFSDVNEGEKEVMKMWNLHVMKHGFIADNQMNHACMLFVENYGPKVIKKSLCRNFMLHLVSMHDFNLISISTIDRAVSKLRELQDKLESTESPSMMSEEPVEDICMQQSNGFSESNGSEPGLENDYMSGALKQSKKQRL; encoded by the exons AACCCACCCAGATCTATCGTTTTTTGCGGACCAGAAACCTGATTGCA CCTATCTTTCTGCATCGGACGCTCACCTATATGTCTCACCGTAACTCCCGATCAAACGCCAGAAG GAAAACCTTTAAAGTAAATGATCTGCTGTCAAAGGTGGAGAAAATGCGGGGCGAGCACGAGACGGACAG TCTCTCTGCTCACCTGCAGCTCACGTTCACCGGCTTCTTCCATAAAATTG ATAAGCCATCTCTAAACTCTGAGAATGATCAAAACTCTGTAACCCTGGAGGTCCTGCTTGTGAAGGTGTGCCACAAGAAGCGTAAG GATGTCAGCTGTCCCATAAGGCAGGTCCCCACCGGCAAGAAGCAGGTGCCTCTGAACCCTGACCTCAGCCACTCCAAAATCTGCAGCTTCCCATCCCTGGCCGTGTCCAGCAACGAGTTTGAGCCAAGCAATAGCCACATGGTCAAGTCTTACTCCCTGCTCTTCCGCGTCACCCGACCTGGACACCGCGACTTCAATGGCTTGACCAATGGGGAGACCAATGAAAACATTG AGGTCACAGATGATCTCCTGACCAGACGTAAAAGAAACTCGTCCACTAGAGATGAGGAGAAGACATTTGTGGCACAGATGACAGTATTTGATAAGAACAG GCGTCTTCAGTTGTTGGATGGGGAGTACGAGGTGGCCATGCAGGAGATGGAGGATTGCCCTGTCAGCAAGAAGAGGGCCACGTGGGAAACTATTCTAGATGGGAAG AGGCTGCCTCCTTTCGAGACCTTCTCCCAGGGTCCCACCCTACAGTTCACCCTCCGATGGTCGAGTGACTCCACAGATAAATCCACAGCACCCATCGCTAAGCCGCTGGCCACCCGTAACTCTGACAGCACCCTCCAGGAGCCCAAATCTGTGTCTGTGAAGCTCTCGCAGACTGTAG CTGTGAAGGAGACGCTGCCCCCAGACGTGCAGGCAAAGCGGGAGAAGGAGCCTCCGGCCGATGCAAAGCAGAAGCTGCGCATCTTCTATCAG TTCCTGTACAATAATAACACACGGCAACAGACGGAGGCGCGGGATGACCTGCACTGCCCGTGGTGCACGCTGAACTGCCGCAAGCTCTACAGTCTCCTGAAGCACCTGAAGCTCTGCCACAGCCGCTTCATCTTCAACTACGTG TATCATCCAAAAGGGGCTCGAATCGATGTGTCAATCAATGAGTGCTATGACGGCTCCTACGCCGGGAACCCACAGGACATTCACCGTCAGCCAGGATTTGCATTCAGTCGAAACGGACCCGTGAAAAGGACGCCAATAACGCACATCCTCGTGTGCAG GCCAAAACGCACAAAAGGTGGCATGTCCGAGTTCTACGAGTCTGAGGACGGAGAGGTGGAGCAGCAGCGGACCTACAGCAGCGGCCACAACCGCCTGTACTTCCACAGTGACACCTGTCTGCCCCTAAGACCCCAGGAGATGGAGGTGGACAGTGAGGACGAGAAGGACCCTGAGTGGCTGAGAGAGAAGACCATCACG CAAATCGAAGAATTCTCAGATGTTAACGAAGGGGAGAAAGAAGTGATGAAGATGTGGAATCTGCATGTGATGAAGCACGG GTTCATTGCCGACAATCAGATGAATCACGCTTGTATGTTATTTGTGGAGAACTATGGACCCAAAGTAATCAAGAAAAGCCTGTGCCGAAACTTCATGCTGCACCTGGTGAGCATGCATGACTTCAACCTGATCAGCATCTCCACCATTGACCGGGCCGTGTCCAAGCTGCGGGAGCTGCAGGACAAGCTGGAGAGCACAGAGTCCCCCAGCATGATGAGCGAGGAGCCGGTGGAGGACATCTGTATGCAGCAGAGCAATGGCTTCAGCGAGAGCAACGGCAGCGAGCCTGGGCTAGAGAACGATTACATGTCAGGGGCCCTGAAACAGAGCAAAAAGCAGCGTCTGTGA